A DNA window from Ostrea edulis chromosome 5, xbOstEdul1.1, whole genome shotgun sequence contains the following coding sequences:
- the LOC125651882 gene encoding lim and transglutaminase domain protein ltd-1-like, with protein MGSNSSAQGSRQSKSQKSGDQREPDDEEVDVPEFPSDEDYPVPKQNSLKKDDIYEHWKYKDVHQHVRKVPSKIDLSFQQLLDYLVLPFRTDMQKVRALFMWLCVQPITTTKYKNLDGYTVEDLVKTPRGFMKLIKEGRASYASLFAVLCRKSGIKCAIIKGVCKSAGYEVGTSDTLSNLRTKWNVVWVKDSWRLIHPLWACQTVIGKSGLDKWTAYDDDEENTEGWTIQKINEFFFLTDPHDFLYFCMPDDPKWQLLTVPYDLDRFVRIPFFQEAYFRLGLKLLTEQSCILYDKDGVVEISFRVPEDYPTQMNYDLLFKRDESDVDLDNKTPLNKYVLMNFEDDVWTFIVRFPVPGVYKLSIFGGHVDRENVPWIADYRLVCENPRENCVPFPDAPWIGLGYSYEAQKAGIMDPSHKSGLIVMKPHQEIHMTFMTETYLSVKVKFLHILLSENELAGRFYYKKNVGRTDIMGKIPQHGDYLIKIYGKQKDVPGEMNNICNYLICTEDPRPTTRKRKGWENAREKILRKGIKDATTVKDIDRLKETIDKFVNAGLEDRGDYTKASTKLEFLEVKQTLMNAINRRNDKCLVQAISIARSSEYMDRLTALIKQAEEVLAELRNLRGFQHPIPDLNKPIIAELMNYKSPPVVVHDVMIATFLMLGEIEENLQFWEYIQSLMRKTGKKSLLQRFQKFNLAEVPEKVQIKVKNMFLKITENEVRKTSVGAASFYCWIQKVIKEPDPPATPEVNLKPKK; from the exons ATGGGTAGCAATTCCTCGGCACAAGGATCTCGGCAATCCAAATCTCAGAAGTCCGGTGATCAGCGGGAACCTGACGATGAAGAG GTAGACGTACCCGAATTTCCGTCAGACGAGGATTACCCCGTACCCAAACAGAACTCTCTGAAAAAGGATGATATTTATGAACACTGGAAGTATAAAGATGTACACCAGCACGTTAGAAAG GTTCCTTCTAAGATTGACTTGTCCTTCCAGCAGCTTCTCGACTACCTCGTTCTGCCATTCCGGACAGACATGCAGAAGGTACGTGCACTATTCATGTGGCTCTGTGTTCAGCCAATCACTACCACCAAATACAAGAACTTGGACGGATATACTGTAGAGGATCTCGTCAAGACACCTCGAGGGTTTATGAAACTCATCAAGGAGGGACGTGCATCGTACGCCTCGCTTTTCGCCGTACTCTGCAG AAAATCAGGAATAAAATGTGCTATAATAAAGGGAGTATGCAAAAGTGCTGGGTACGAAGTGGGAACCTCAGATACACTGTCCAACCTCAGAACCAAGTGGAACGTGGTATGGGTCAAGGACAGCTGGAGGTTGATTCATCCACTGTGGGCGTGTCAGACGGTGATTGGGAAGTCTGGATTGGACAAGTGGACGGCCTACGATGACGACGAGGAAAACACAGAGGGATGGACAATACAGAAAATCAACGAGTTCTTTTTCCTTACCGATCCacatgatttcctttatttttgtatgCCTGACGACCCAAAGTGGCAACTACTAACTGTACCATACGACCTTGACCGGTTCGTTCGCATTCCCTTTTTTCAGGAAGCGTATTTTCGATTAGGTCTAAAGCTTCTCACAGAACAAAGTTGCATCTTATACGACAAGGATGGGGTAGTTGAAATATCATTCCGCGTGCCCGAGGACTACCCAACGCAAATGAACTATGATCTGCTTTTCAAACGCGACGAATCTGATGTTGACCTTGACAATAAAACGCCGCTAAACAAATATGTCCTCATGAACTTTGAAGATGATGTTTGGACATTCATCGTTAGATTTCCGGTTCCTGGTGTGTACAAACTGTCAATATTTGGTGGACATGTCGATCGTGAGAACGTTCCATGGATTGCGGATTATCGCCTCGTTTGTGAAAATCCGCGAGAAAATTGTGTTCCTTTTCCTGATGCGCCATGGATCGGACTTGGATACTCATATGAAGCTCAGAAAGCGGGAATAATGGACCCCTCTCACAAATCAGGACTTATCGTGATGAAACCACACCAAGAAATTCACATGACGTTTATGACAGAAACATATCTTTCCGTAAAAGTCAAGTTTTTACACATACTTCTGAGTGAGAACGAACTAGCAGGGAGATTTTACTACAAAAAAAATGTCGGAAGGACTGACATTATGGGTAAAATTCCTCAACATGGCGACTACCTTATCAAAATCTATGGTAAGCAAAAAGACGTCCCGGGAGAAATGAACAACATCTGCAATTATCTTATCTGCACAGAGGATCCAAGACCAACGACCAGAAAAAGGAAAGGCTGGGAG AATGCCAGAGAGAAGATACTGAGGAAGGGTATTAAGGATGCCACCACGGTGAAGGATATTGACCGCCTGAAGGAGACGATTGATAAGTTTGTGAATGCTGGACTAGAGGACCGCGGGGACTACACCAAGGCCAGCACTAAACTTGAGTTTCTGGAAGTCAAGCAAA CTTTAATGAATGCAATCAACAGGAGGAATGATAAATGTCTCGTCCAAGCAATATCGATAGCGCGTAGCTCGGAATATATGGACCGCTTGACGGCACTGATCAAACAAGCAGAGGAAGTTCTGGCTGAGTTGCGTAATCTACGCGGATTCCAGCATCCGATCCCTGATCTCAACAAACCTATTATAGCGGAACTGATGAACTATAAAAGTCCACCAGTTGTCGTCCACGATGTCATGATTGCGACTTTTCTTATGTTAGGGGAAATAGAGGAAAATCTTCAG TTTTGGGAGTATATTCAAAGCTTGATGAGGAAAACGGGCAAAAAAAGTCTACTTCAGAGATTCCAAAAGTTTAATCTTGCTGAGGTGCCTGAAAAGGTACAAATCAAAGTAAAAAACATGTTCTTGAAAATCACAGAGAACGAAGTGCGGAAGACGAGTGTTGGCGCGGCCTCCTTCTATTGCTGG ATTCAGAAGGTGATAAAGGAGCCTGATCCGCCCGCCACACCAGAAGTGAACctaaaaccaaagaaatga
- the LOC125651883 gene encoding uncharacterized protein LOC125651883 produces the protein METFSLQAKNYQMNDGFRYVEDHLYCEEISVCDLLNSKVSENNITSPVYVYSKRQMETNINEYKTAIKKTGRVIQLNYSVKANMNPAILKIMKDHGLSLTLVSGLELQLALELGFEPNTIVLNGNGKLDWEVDLACRSGVLVNVDSMFNLRQTIRVCQMRGYVAQVLLRINPDINPGVHSYVSTGHHTSKFGIPSEELYDVLEMASASENIRVIGLHCHIGSTIRDAEKFRHSTQTLVDLYRELRDRFPAMNILNLGGGLGIPYKEQIAVPEEIKQRINYECDQCREPEKVKLYQDLLNHRITLRSFFNMLHSYPDGEKLAMKLRQHLPTEVLVSSPEDLVNIVSNILPSDTTAILEPGRSLVGNSAIFLSRVLGTKFTKTKNYIVLDGSMTEVIRPCLYGAYHHIDLAEPNHVNASFQSPFLWDVVGPVCESSDFLGKDRQFVTPNEGCCMAVFDTGAYCSSMSSNYNMRVRPAELLVDGNKVNVIRKCETLENLMHCYGDWNTETS, from the exons ATGGAAACCTTTTCTCTGCAAGCAAAGAACTATCAAATGAATGATGGCTTCAGATATGTTGAAGATCACTTGTATTGTGAGGAGATAAGTGTTTGTGATTTACTGAATTCTAAAGTTTCTGAAAATAATATTACGTCACCTGTTTATGTGTACAGCAAACGACAAATGGAAACCAATATTAACGAGTACAAGACAGCCATAAAGAAAACGGGGCGCGTCATACAGCTCAACTATTCCGTGAAAGCCAATATGAATCCCGCTATTCTGAAGATAATGAAGGATCACGGGTTATCTCTTACGTTAGTCAGTGGTTTGGAGCTCCAGCTCGCCCTGGAACTTGGGTTCGAACCAAACACCATTGTATTAAACGGTAACGGGAAGTTAGATTGGGAGGTGGATCTAGCATGCAGATCGGGTGTTCTGGTTAATGTCGATAGCATGTTCAACCTGCGACAAACCATACGGGTGTGTCAAATGAGGGGATATGTGGCTCAGGTGTTGCTAAGGATCAACCCCGACATCAATCCG GGCGTTCATTCTTATGTATCAACTGGACATCATACCTCCAAATTTGGAATCCCGAGTGAAGAACTATATGATGTACTGGAAATGGCGTCTGCATCCGAGAACATCCGAGTAATTGGTCTTCATTGTCATATTGGGTCCACCATTCGGGATGCCGAGAAGTTTAG ACATAGCACACAAACACTTGTGGATTTGTACAGGGAATTACGAGACCGCTTTCCCGccatgaatattttgaatttaggAGGTGGACTGGGGATTCCGTATAAAGAACAG ATAGCCGTACcagaagaaatcaaacaaagAATCAATTATGAATGTGATCAATGTAGGGAGCCAGAGAAAGTAAAATTATACCAAGACCTTCTCAACCACAG GATAACTCTTCGCTCATTTTTTAATATGCTTCACTCTTACCCCGATGGAGAAAAGTTAGCGATGAAATTGCGACAACACCTACCTACAGAG GTACTTGTATCTTCCCCAGAGGATTTGGTGAACATTGTCAGTAACATTTTACCATCTGATACCACTGCTATATTAGAACCCGGACGTTCATTGGTTGGAAACTCGGCCATTTTCTTGTCACGTGTTCTAGGAACGAAATTCACCAAAACGAAAAA TTACATTGTACTGGATGGGTCGATGACAGAGGTGATTCGGCCATGTTTGTATGGAGCCTACCACCATATTGATTTGGCAGAACCTAATCACGTGAATGCCAGTTTTCAATCGCCCTTCCTTTGGGATGTTGTGGGTCCAGTGTGTGAGAGCTCTGACTTCCTTGGAAAG GATCGTCAGTTTGTGACCCCAAATGAAGGTTGTTGTATGGCAGTGTTTGACACAGGGGCGTATTGTAGCAGCATGTCATCAAACTACAACATGAGA GTGCGTCCAGCAGAACTTCTTGTAGATGGCAACAAAGTTAACGTTATTCGAAAATGTGAAACTTTAGAAAATTTGATGCACTGTTATGGTGATTGGAATACTGAAACTTCATAG
- the LOC125652139 gene encoding deleted in malignant brain tumors 1 protein-like: MQEASQRKVFMWIVVEFTFMFGPVLSLCDVVTQELSADSSWRSFTSVGYNEGSGSYISDMDCWWRIDSGADDLRLLLFLTFDTACPGDQIDIYDGNSASASALANNKCGTPASPSHYSTTQRYTYIRMVTDASVQKAGFKMEFLAAKDYSGTGCTSTQALPATDAIQILSSPNFPGLYNNAQNCRWVITSTSGSVDLNVVFSDIEDDIPGQCSYDKYAINDGDDRCDNNVISTVCSQYPKVAPFTFTSSGSSVLISFVSDSSVGRHGFLIKYKSNVTETTTTAQTTEPTQTTSTVLKTISKNSSTCIDMEVVIGIVFGSLGVVIFSYTFIVLMIIRSYNIQLKTVKPKL, translated from the exons ATGCAGGAG GCGTCGCAAAGGAAAGTGTTTATGTGGATAGTAGTGGAATTTACATTCATGTTCG GACCGGTTCTCTCCTTGTGTGACGTGGTGACTCAGGAGCTATCCGCCGACTCCAGCTGGCGGTCATTTACTTCAGTGGGGTACAACGAGGGGAGTGGATCCTACATTAG TGACATGGATTGTTGGTGGCGGATTGATTCGGGGGCGGATGATCTTCGTCTCTTATTATTCCTGACGTTTGACACGGCGTGTCCAGGAGATCAGATTGACATCTACGACG GAAATTCTGCGTCCGCTTCTGCCCTTGCGAACAACAAATGCGGAACACCAGCCTCACCTTCACACTATTCAACAACGCAGCGATACACCTATATACGCATGGTGACGGACGCCAGCGTGCAGAAAGCCGGATTCAAAATGGAGTTCCTTGCAGCCAAAGACTATT CTGGGACCGGATGTACCTCCACGCAGGCTTTACCCGCAACTGACGCCATCCAGATTCTCTCAAGTCCAAATTTCCCAGGCTTATACAACAA TGCTCAGAATTGTCGATGGGTGATCACCAGCACCTCCGGAAGTGTGGACCTAAACGTAGTGTTTTCTGATATAGAGGACGACATCCCAGGTCAATGCAGCTACGACAAATACGCCATAAACGACG GAGACGACCGTTGTGACAATAATGTGATCAGCACCGTGTGTTCTCAGTACCCAAAGGTGGCTCCCTTCACCTTCACGTCCTCGGGGTCATCGGTCTTGATTTCATTTGTTAGTGACAGTAGTGTAGGACGTCATGGTTTCCTTATAAAATACAAATCGAATGTGACTGAGACAACCACTACAGCACAGACGACAGAACCAACACAGACAACGTCCACCGTTCTGAAAACTATATCAAAAA attcGAGCACGTGCATAGACATGGAGGTGGTGATCGGCATTGTTTTTGGATCTCTGGGTGTAGTAattttttcctatacatttatTGTTCTGATGATTATAAGATCTTACAATATACAACTTAAAACTGTTAAGCCAAAATTATGA
- the LOC125652140 gene encoding uncharacterized protein LOC125652140, with the protein MELYTKESFRNRDLLEVVIQKKEDNKNNHDIVEKQKEQILNTRRTPEVVSRPSSRMSSKQTSIQTEQKTKENNFLTQPENIAKNNVSQTIQSMAILCLSSSVVLLLDIYIFLIGTGDVPESGFRNGSLLTSASQYEDVTEVFTAFSTLVIILSANCVLVCSMQCFIASKVIKTVDGPERAMKYFRECSSSRLVAVVGFFISFPVFLLTLMLCVVLRLKRTPAVTAVVVLIFGTILGLLCMVQNIYHWYDEMSSASRGLPAYEDSNKDEDVNRDLNTLV; encoded by the exons ATGGAGCTTTATACCAAAGAAAGTTTCAGAAACCGAGATCTCCTGGAAGTTGTCATACAAAAGAAAGAGGATAATAAGAACAATCATGACATTGTGGAAAAACAAAAGGAACAAATTTTGAATACGCGCAGAACACCGGAAGTAGTCAGTAGACCATCAAGTAGAATGTCTTCCAAGCAAACCTCTATACAGACTgaacaaaaaacaaaagaaaataactTTTTAACACAGCCAGAAAACATTGCCAAAAACAACGTGTCACAGACAATTCAAAGTATGGCAATCTTGTGTTTATCTTCTTCCGTTGTCTTACTAttggatatttatattttcctcaTTGGAACTGGCGATGTTCCTGAGAGTGGATTTCGGAACGGTAGTTTGCTGACGTCAGCCAGTCAGTATGAGGATGTGACGGAAGTATTCACAGCTTTCTCAACTCTTGTGATAATTCTGTCGGCAAactgtgtgttagtgtgttctATGCAATGTTTTATAGCTTCTAAAGTCATTAAAACCGTCGATGGTCCGGAGAG GGCCATGAAATATTTCCGTGAATGTTCCAGCAGCAGACTGGTGgcagttgttggttttttcatctcatttccagtttttctcTTAA CTTTAATGTTGTGTGTAGTGTTACGTTTAAAACGGACCCCTGCTGTAACTGCCGTGGTGGTGCTCATCTTTGGGACAATACTGGGCTTATTGTGTATGGTGCAGAACATATACCACTGGTATGACGAAATGTCTAGTGCTTCACGAGGACTTCCGGCGTACGAAGATAGCAACAAAGACGAGGACGTCAACAGGGATCTCAATACTCTTGTGTAG